Genomic DNA from Pectinophora gossypiella chromosome 20, ilPecGoss1.1, whole genome shotgun sequence:
aatgaaatgatgaaaggtgatgacgatgaatgatgaagcctaagcccccacccttgaAGCAGACTCCTATTCTGAACCCCAAaggaattaactcaaaagtttgcATACACTTTTGAgtaatgaagcggcttgttggaacgaagcgaaaatagagaggtacactttgtttattaaatattccgatatataacactatcgcgaatgttttcctaCTAACTTGCGATCATTAACTACAAaataccacttcgtattaattattaagattattcaatgaagaaagcaaccgtcccgtttccgttcccgccaaaaagagaTGATTTATGCATTTATAGTCGATTTCAACAAATAAAGCTGTGCTATGGccatattgaggagctcggtggcactgcgataaacgcgctcgggctgcgattgttgaagtttagcaactttcgcaaaggccggtcataggatgggtgaccacaaaaaaaaagttttcatctcgagcttctccgtgcttcggaaggcacgttaagccgttggtcccggctgcattagcagtcgttaataaccatcaatccgcactgggcccgcgtgatggtttaaggcccgatctccctatccatccatagggaaggcccatgccccagcagtggggacgttaatgggctgatgatgatgatgacagccATATTAAAGTACAAACAACATAACAATATGGCCATAGTGCCCTCAGCTCTTTTGTTCTTGTCTAACATTATGATAATACAAAATTGTCTAATATACCTACACGGTAGCTAGTTAATACGATGCAAAGCAATGGAGTTTTGTGTCTATGATACTGAGCCCTGATTGGCTGATAGAATAGGTGGCCGCCATCTTGGCTTCCAATTACTTGGCTGTACATTACTTGACTGATAATTCGTATTCCGTGTAGATTGTTATGTACACGGAATATCAGGTCGTACATTACGTGGATGTACATTAACCGGACTCCTGTGTGAACTGTCAATTTATCAGGTTTCTGAACGAAAGTGATTCGGATACACATCCATGAATATGGGTTTTCATGGTCATGAAATCTAAAGAAATACGTAAAATACAAGTTTTCATAGCATTAAAGAAAATGAGACAAAATCGATATTAGTATATAACATGTATATAAACAACAAAGATACCGAATCTAGaatatttcaaaattttattttctaaactACTATTACTATATACTAAGCAAAACGTCAACTTCAAGTTTGCTTCAAGTCAACAAACACGCGTGTATTTTTGTCTCACAatagatttatttaaaaaaatagtaatagtaGTTCAAAATGACTGCAGAGACAAATAATAAAGTTCTTTCCATCCTCAAAAATATCAAGAAATGCCAAGAAAATTGTGTAGACAGTACATCAGCTGATCAAGATGAGGTTATGTCTGAAGACAAACAGCCTGCTGAGAAGAAAAAGCCACAGGCATTGCGGGGCCTACCCAAATCTGGCAGATTTTGGAAAtcagaaaaagaaaagtaagcCCATTTTTAAAGAGATAACTTTCCTgcacaaatatttaatattaatcaaTGTGTCTCATGCCTAAGGTTAACTTCTTACCACTTGGCTGATTGTGGTGGatgttatttataatacaaTCTTTCTGTTTTAGGTTCTCGACTATAAATAAAACGAAAGGACTGAAACAAGACTTCCAAAAGAAAACTGCACTGCGGCTAGAACTGAAACGCACAAAGGAAATCTCTAAGCAGTTACAGGAAGAGTTAAAACAGAAGGAACTAGAACGCAAAGAGAGAAGAAGACAGAATATTAAGAGAACAGAAGAGAATAAGAAGAAATCGGAAGTTGTTCAGGTTATAACAAATACTGCCAAGCTGAAGAGGATGAGGAAGAAGCAACTTCGGT
This window encodes:
- the LOC126376161 gene encoding coiled-coil domain-containing protein 86, producing MTAETNNKVLSILKNIKKCQENCVDSTSADQDEVMSEDKQPAEKKKPQALRGLPKSGRFWKSEKEKFSTINKTKGLKQDFQKKTALRLELKRTKEISKQLQEELKQKELERKERRRQNIKRTEENKKKSEVVQVITNTAKLKRMRKKQLRFIQKRDTNKEVEASK